A stretch of DNA from Candidatus Zixiibacteriota bacterium:
CGGCACCGATAAGCTCGATCCCTGCCTCATACTTATCCAGTATGTGATATTCGTGAAACGCTTTGCGGTTCTTCGAAATTACCCTGATTCTTGCTTCGCCTTCAGCCATGCAGCCAATTAATGGTCAAACACCTGCGTCTGCAAGTTAAAGTTGTGACGCGACCTGCCGGGTTTTTTGTCTTGCCACATGCCGTAAAATGGGCAATATTGACGCCGCCGGGCCTCCAGCGGTTGGTAAGCAGAGAGGTTGCGGCGATAGCAAGGAGCTTCGCTTTGATTTCTAATCTGATTACAAAGATATTCGGTAGCAAGCACGGCAGGGACCTCAAGAAAATGGGTCCGATTGTTGAGGAGATAAACCGCATTTTTGAGACTCTGGAGGATAAGCCTCAGGAGTATTTCATAGAAAGAACGGCTGAATTTCGCAAGGTGGCTGTTGAGGTCGTTGACGAAGCCAAGGCCCATCTTATAGACACAAATCTCGATCGGAAAGAGAGAAACAAGGAGATCCGCAGGCGGGTCGATGAGTATCTCGACAGCATCCTCCCAGAAGCTTTCGCTATGGTGAAAGAAGTCTGCCGCCGTCTGGTGGGACAGCGATGGGAGACCGCGGGAACAGCAGTCGAATGGAATATGGTGCCATTCGATGTGCAGCTGATCGGCGGCATAGTGCTTCACCAGGGCAAGATCGCCGAGATGGCTACCGGCGAGGGCAAGACTCTTGTTGCGACCTTGCCTCTGTATCTGAACGGACTCGCCGGTCGGGGAGCCCATCTTGTCACGGTCAACGATTATCTCGCAATGCGTGACCGGGAGTGGATGGGACCAATCTTCGAGTACTGCGGCCTGACTGTCGGTTGCCTTCAGAACGGAATGAGCCACGATGAGCGGAGGCAGCAGTATGCACGTGACATAACATATGGCACCAACAATGAATTCGGCTTTGACTACCTTCGCGATAATATGGTTTGGTCAAAAGAACAGCGCGTCCATCGCGAGTTCATCTATGCGATTGTTGACGAGGTCGACAGCGTCCTTATAGATGAAGCGAGAACGCCGCTGATCATATCGGGGCCGGTTGAATCGACTATCGGCGAGGCATTCAGAGATATGCGGCCTCCGGTGGATCGCATGGTCAAGAAACAAACCATTCTTGCCAATCAAATGCTTGCAAATGGCGAGAAGGCGCTCAATAACGAAAACTACAACGATGCTGCTTTCGAATTCCTGACAACGCGGCGTGGAAGTCCTAAGAACAAGAAGCTGCAGAAGCTTGTCAAGGAGCAGGGCGTCGCGAAGATGATTCAGGATATCGAGCTGTCGATATTGCGCGAGAAGAAGAACCTTAATGAAGTTGATGAGAGGCTCTACTTTGCGATCGACGAACGCGACCACTCAGTCCATTTGACCGAAATGGGGCTGAACGAGCTCTCTCCCGTCGACAAACAGCTCTTCGAGATTCCCGATCTCACGGACGGTCTCCATGATATCGACGCTGACGAAGCTCTTACCGCTGAGGAGCGGGTTGTTGCGAAAGAGAAGCTATATAAGCAGCACACGGAGCGTTCACAGAAGTATCACGCGATATCTCAACTTCTGAAGGCGTACTCGCTCTTTGAGAAAGATGTCGAGTACGTTGTTCAGGAAGGCAAAATAATTATTGTCGATGAATTTACCGGCAGGATGATGCCGGGGCGGAGATTCTCCGACGGTCTCCATCAGGCTATCGAGGCGAAGGAACTGGTTACCATCGAAGGGGAGACGCAGACCGTCGCGACTATTACGTTGCAGAATTACTTCAGAATGTACGAAAAACTCGCCGGCATGACCGGAACCGCTGAGACTGAAGCGGCTGAATTCTGGAATATCTACAAGCTTGACGTGGTTGTGATTCCCACAAACCAACCGATTAGAAGGCTCGATTTCGAAGATGTGATTTACCGTACAAAGCGCGACAAATACAAATCCATAATAGAAGAAATCAGCCATGAGCAAGATCGCGGGCGGCCGGTTCTTGTCGGTACTATTTCTGTCGAAGTGTCCGAAACACTTTCGCGACTCCTCAAGGCGAAGGGAATCAAGCACGAGGTGCTCAATGCGAAGCAGCATCAGCGAGAGGCAGAGATTGTCCAATTTGCAGGTCGATCGGGCGCTGTTACTCTTGCGACGAACATGGCTGGACGTGGAACCGATATCAAGCTTGGGCAGGGCGTGCTGCGACATAATAACTGCGCGCTCGTTGAGGCTCCGGAGTCCGGTGAAGTATGCCCTCACAAGAAAGAGCTGAACTGCACCGAGGACATTCCCTGCGGCCTTCACATCATCGGTACTGAGAGGCACGATTCAAGACGCATCGATCGCCAGCTGAGGGGAAGGTCGGGTCGTCAGGGCGATCCGGGATCATCCAGATTCTACCTGTCACTTGAAGATGATCTGATGCGCCTGTTCGGTTCCGATCGAATCGCTTCGATCATGGATCGAGTCGGTGTGAAAGAGGGAGAGGTCATTACGCATGGCATGGTTACAAAGGCTATCGAGCGTGCACAGAAGCGAGTTGAATCCGAGAATTTTGCCATTAGAAAACGAACACTCGATTACGACGACGTGATGAATAGCCAGCGCGAGGTAATTTATGGACGGCGCCTCGATATTCTGGAGAATGTCGATATCTATGAACAGGTCGAAGAGAAGATCAGAGAAATCATCGACAATATGGTCGCGGAGCACACTTCCTCCGGCGATTATCCAGAGAACTGGGATCTCATAGGGCTGCGTGGTCAGGTCGAGAAGATATTCCTGATTCAGATTGATGTCTCGCCGGAAGCTGTCGAGGAACTCACCCGGGAGAAGCTTGCTGATGTCATTACTGATCTGGCGCTGAAGATCTACCGCCAGAAGGAGGAGGTTCTCACTCCGGAGAGAATGCGAGGCCTCGAACGATACGCGTTCCTTAGGGCTTTAGATGATCGATGGCGCGATCACCTATATGAGATGGATCAACTTCGTACAGGTATCTCCCTGCGTGCGTACGGTCAGCGGGACCCGCTCGTCGAGTATAAAAAAGAGGGGTACCGGATGTTCATGGAACTGATCGACCAGATAGATAAGGAGGCCGTGCGGCTCTGCTACTGGGCGCAACCGGCAGAAGAGAAGAGCACCAGGGAGCGACGTCAGCAGGCATCTGCAAGGCAGCGCACAGTCCACCAGTCTATTGCCGGACTCGGTCTTCAGGGTTCAGCTCAGCAGGAAGCGTCTGACGCCGGCAAGAAGCAACCCTTCAAACGTTCCGAGAAGAAGGTTGGCCGGAATGACCCCTGCCCATGTGGCTCCGGTAAGAAGTACAAGAAATGCCACGGAGCCGGCGCCTGATCGGCGGTGAACCAATCTCCGCCGCAGGTTCGAGGTGAAACTTCTCCAATCCAGAATCGTTTTCAATACGGAGTACCCGTACAGAAGTGTAATGAGAATTCGGAGGAATTGATGACAAGAATACTCAGATGGTCTGCCCTGCTTCTGCTATTGCTGACGCTTCCGATTACCGCTTCAAGTGCCGGGCAGGAGACCCGGCTGGATGTGACGAAGCATGTTCTCAAGAACGGTATGACACTGCTGCTCGTCGAAAGGCACACGGCACCGGTGTTCTATTCCTACACTTACTTCAAAGTCGGCTCGGCGAACGAAGTGGGAGGTATTATCGGTGCGGCTCACCTGCTCGAGCACATGATGTTCAAGGGCACGAGAGACATAGGAACATCTGACTGGCAGCGAGAATCGACACTCATGAATCTCGAGGACGATCTGTATCAACGTCTCTATCAGGCTGAGGGCGAGACAGAGAATCTGCAGTTTCAAAATGACATCCTCGGACTGGACATTGAGGACAACTCTGCCGCCATCGCAGCCATAAGAGACTCTATAGCTGAGGTTCAGAGGCAGATTGCCGAAGTTGTTGTGCAGAATGAGCTCGAAGAGGTCTACTCAACAAACGGAGCATACGGCTTCAATGCCGGCACAGGCTATGACATGACGAGCTATGTCGTTGCATTTCCCAAGAACCGGCTTGAACTGTTGATGATGATTGAATCGGAAAGACTGAAGAACCCGGTGTTTCGCGAATTCTATACTGAACGCAACGTTGTAATCGAAGAACGGCGTCTTAAGGTCGACACCCAGGGACCGGCTAAGCTCTTTGAACAACTCATCGCGACAGCATTC
This window harbors:
- the secA gene encoding preprotein translocase subunit SecA gives rise to the protein MVKHLRLQVKVVTRPAGFFVLPHAVKWAILTPPGLQRLVSREVAAIARSFALISNLITKIFGSKHGRDLKKMGPIVEEINRIFETLEDKPQEYFIERTAEFRKVAVEVVDEAKAHLIDTNLDRKERNKEIRRRVDEYLDSILPEAFAMVKEVCRRLVGQRWETAGTAVEWNMVPFDVQLIGGIVLHQGKIAEMATGEGKTLVATLPLYLNGLAGRGAHLVTVNDYLAMRDREWMGPIFEYCGLTVGCLQNGMSHDERRQQYARDITYGTNNEFGFDYLRDNMVWSKEQRVHREFIYAIVDEVDSVLIDEARTPLIISGPVESTIGEAFRDMRPPVDRMVKKQTILANQMLANGEKALNNENYNDAAFEFLTTRRGSPKNKKLQKLVKEQGVAKMIQDIELSILREKKNLNEVDERLYFAIDERDHSVHLTEMGLNELSPVDKQLFEIPDLTDGLHDIDADEALTAEERVVAKEKLYKQHTERSQKYHAISQLLKAYSLFEKDVEYVVQEGKIIIVDEFTGRMMPGRRFSDGLHQAIEAKELVTIEGETQTVATITLQNYFRMYEKLAGMTGTAETEAAEFWNIYKLDVVVIPTNQPIRRLDFEDVIYRTKRDKYKSIIEEISHEQDRGRPVLVGTISVEVSETLSRLLKAKGIKHEVLNAKQHQREAEIVQFAGRSGAVTLATNMAGRGTDIKLGQGVLRHNNCALVEAPESGEVCPHKKELNCTEDIPCGLHIIGTERHDSRRIDRQLRGRSGRQGDPGSSRFYLSLEDDLMRLFGSDRIASIMDRVGVKEGEVITHGMVTKAIERAQKRVESENFAIRKRTLDYDDVMNSQREVIYGRRLDILENVDIYEQVEEKIREIIDNMVAEHTSSGDYPENWDLIGLRGQVEKIFLIQIDVSPEAVEELTREKLADVITDLALKIYRQKEEVLTPERMRGLERYAFLRALDDRWRDHLYEMDQLRTGISLRAYGQRDPLVEYKKEGYRMFMELIDQIDKEAVRLCYWAQPAEEKSTRERRQQASARQRTVHQSIAGLGLQGSAQQEASDAGKKQPFKRSEKKVGRNDPCPCGSGKKYKKCHGAGA